aaatatcGTTAACATATAACGGCACATAATGTAACCTGCTCATGATTGTAAATGAGAGGGAAAGGAATGTACTTTGAGAATGGGTCGACAaagaatggaaggtcaagaatgatgcatccagaTTTTGTAGGGTTGGACCCATAGGTATTCTGTATATTGGGTACCTAACCAAAATCGAATAACCGAAAACTCATTCACGGCAAGTTTAAAAGAATAGAGACGTGATCAATCCTTAGAAGTATAAGATGTCTTACCAAGCCACTGAGATCCAACTTGCTGGTAATAAATCACAGCTCCTGTACATCCTGATGTCTGGAAATTGAGATGCCAGACTTGAAACCTGCTGGGTCAAAAAAATAAGTGCCACAAGCATCCAAGTCAGGGCAACAAACATTAACATTCTACATCACCACCTAACATGAACTTGCCTTGTCATATAAAGGTTTCCGGTGATGTGGCTGTTCTTGTTCAAAGTATTCGAAAACCAAATGGCCAGGTGATTTGCCAACCTCCATTTCATCACTAAATGAACTCGTAGGAGGTTTATTGGTCCCCTGGGAGTTGTGCTTCTCCCGTGCTCCAACAACACCGCCTTTCAGTCTCCTGTCTGTTTCACAGTCACTACTTCCAGCACTACTAGTTTCTCTTGAAGACTCGACCTCACTATCCTCACTAGCCCTCCTGATAGTTCAATACATAGTCAGATTTGCAAAATTAACAGGAAGGCAACTCAAAAGCTTCACagtatatttatacatattatcTAATATCACGTGTATAGCTCTTAAGTTGCAAACTAGTGAGCCAATGCCTTGAATTAGATTTAACAATCTGGTATTCCTTATTAAAAGAAATAGTGCCTGGAAGCAGCTGGATATAAATCACTTACGGAGAAAGGCAATTATCATGTCTATCAATAATGTCAGAGGAAGGGTGAGAGGAAAACAGGCGTGTGGTCTTTGTTGAGGCCAGATTTGTCATAAAACATGAACCATTATTTCAagtgaataaaagtaaaaactttCAAGATTCACTAGAAAACAAGTATGAGAAGCATATTCCCTTGTCAAAGACAAGGTAACTAGAGATCATTTCAAATTAACATACAGAATCCTTAAGGATTATTCCTCAAATTAAATAGATGGGTCTAATGCAGGAAAGCCAGCCAAGCATGCTTAAAACAATCAGGCTGTTTAAAGATGGCATTCAAGGTTTCTTGCTGCCAGACAATAAGGGAAAGTTTACATATATAAACAATGAATTCAAGTAATCACATCATCGCAATATCAAGAGGAAGCATAAGAAGCTTACCTAGGCCTCTGTTGATCTACAAACAACTGTATGCCTGACAAGGAAGGAACGTAGTATTGCTTAACGGAATCGCTCCCATTCAACAATAGCGGCACTCCAACTCCATATACACTCCACTCACTAAAACATTCCCATAGGTCACCGAGACAAAAATATGGGCGTAGATTTACTTCATGAGTTCTCCATCCCCTCATTTTTgccttcaaataaaaaaaaaaacaacaggGTATGAGGAAATTTCCTTCAAAGAAAATAAGCATTGCCAATTAAGCTACTCAGCTTTCGatcattaatgaaataaaaaagtaGCTGAGAAAACCAAtgattctttcttttatttccaAGAACAATACTCAACAATGTTGTTCGAAACAAGATTAATTTTAAATCTTTAGGACCACAAGAATGCAAGTCATTATAAAGCTAAGACCCTACACCATTAATTAGCAGTAAGTATGGATGTTCTCTACAAGTTGGAATTTCTAATAAACTAAACATTGGATTTcttaaaaaataattgaaaattattTCTATCACACTATCTGCTATCTCAGCTTAATCTCAGGTTGGCCCTAAAAAAAACACAGTATTAATTAACTCTCCAAGACTTTGCTTTGCGCTTTTTTTTTTCTCAGCTACCAAACAGAGCTAAACAAAACTCAAAATATAATATTCAGTACTTATATTTAGTGACAAACTTCCCTTCTTTTTTAAGAATACCTCAGAGAAGCACTGAGCCGGAACAAGAGGAGTGACCGATTCCATGAGCCGATCCAAATTGGTCAAACTAGCAACCTCCGGCGATGACTGCGCCGCGGACAATGTAGATTCGTCCAAATCCGTCCGTGACTCAGAAAGTGAATCGACCGAGTTGACTCGGCTCTCATCTTTTAACGGTCTCCGTAGCTCCTTCTGCAATGTTCTGTGTAGCTGCTGGTGCTGCTGCCTCTCCAACTGCTGTTGTTGTAATAACTGCATTTGCCGCCTCACCGCCGGCGGGTTGTAGAATCGGTCCTCCGTGTGAGTTCGAGTCACCGCGAACCCGCCCGAGTTTGACATTCTATAATTAAATCTCAAcccaaaatgaaataaataaatgaaaattacaatttgctcaaaagaaaatttttaaagcttTCTGGGAAGTCGGAGGATCAATGACATTGAAGGGATAGAGAGGGAATTAAAGGCTTTTGTAAGGGTTTTAAAAGGTATAAAACTTGATGACGAGAGTTAAAGGAAAACAAAAATGCCTTTTCAATCACTATTTTCTCTTTGCGTTATTTTActgctgcttttttttttttttttactcgctcgactaaaattaataatttatattccATGCATAATATGGACCGataattatttaattcatttattaaataactaaaatgggTTTTTTCTTATTTTAGAAAATCTATATATATCTTATTTGAATAGAATTAAACTAGTTGGATAAAAAAATAGCTAGTATATCGATATGGACATAGGAGTTTATTAACTTTTATGTAAACTACTCAAATTGATTAAAAAAGTCAAAATTAAGACAAAAATggcaataacatatatatatatatatatatatatatattaatgtttttatttttatttaattattattagaccgacgattaaattaaaaatattaatctgATTGattcaattatcaatttagttattaaaacaTTGGCCTCAATTAGCTATTGGCATAATGGCGAATGCTTTTCTCGTTGTCAAACTTGGACAATCTAGATATAGGGGTTGAAAAATTTTTTAAGTGAACTACTCAGAAttggtaaaaaaaaaagttagaaatCAAGACAAAAAATGGCTGtaccaattatatatatattaatatttttaaatatttatttaattattattagacCAATGATCAAACGAAGAATCTTGATCAGATTGATTTAACTAGCAAATCAGTTATTAAAACATTGGCCTTAATTAGTTATTGGTATAGTGGCAAATGCATGTCTTGTTGTCAAACTTGGACAAATTTATCCCTCcaacttttaataaaataattgataAATTAGTTTtcttacattattattattataccttttcttatatttcatgtcaaaatataattttgatcCTCTATTATTTCAAATTTGTGATTTAATTTCTATACTTTAATGTGACGtaatttgatatgtttattttataatatcatttGCTTTTtagataaatttaatattattaattagttcaaaTAGTTTACATGGttaatttatttgaattaaaGTATTTATGTGACATTTTAAAAACATCAATAGAAATGACTAAAGTATCTCACATTAAAGTACTTAATTCCAAATTTGATTATATCAAAAGGATCAAGAAACAAAATTTGACCAATATATATAAAAGATGTATGTTGTTGATTCAATGATAACACCAAGAACAAGGAGGAAATATGGAGGAAAGTGTGGCAGTGGTTACAGAGGTCGATTTACTTAGTCGAGGTGAAGAGATAGAGGTTACAGAAAGTGAGAGTGAAGAGAGTATGAAGGCTAAGTTGATAGAGTATAGGTTTATATGCTTGGAGAGTCGAtcctttctttttcattattgGGGATATTTATAGGCAGGAGTCCTGTGAAAAATGGTGTTAATGTGTTAAGCTTGGCATCTAACCATCATTACAGAACGAGTAGGGTAGATGCCTTCGACGGGATGAGGATGTTTGTAATGGTACAAATCTTGCCATTCATTCTAATACAATAGTACAAATCTTGCCAACGATATCACATTCTTAATAGAAGGCTAGAGGCCTGGAGCAATAGGTGGTTCCTGTTTATCCAAATGGTTAGGATGAGAGATAAAACTTGGGGTGATCTTCGAATTGATAACTAATTGATTTGCTGTCGGAATGACCTTCTAACTTGCTACATATCCTTGTTCGAGTAGGGTGTAACGTGTCATCCAATTTAAATTTATAGTTGAATTAATAAgttgataattaattatcatcaaaCTTGGTTAACCCTAATTATAATTTGGTAGTTGTTGAACCTTAATTGTCACAAATAAAATCGTCCGATctctaaatattttatattaattttcttaGCTTTGACTGAGGAAGATTTAATTGTTTTAACTATAAAATAATAGCTCTGTTTACTGATTTTGATTTGCAAATGGAATGTTATTATTAGGGGTATTTTTGGGAAGCACAGACATAATCCATCAAAAAGATAAAACACAAATTGAATATATTCATCGTCGGCAgctataatttaaaaatcaaattatgcTATTACACCTGTACATatcctaaattggaatttagtatttatatttaatttaattaattttaattttagatttttttatattttaaaattttaatccgaCCTAATGGTAATAGGTAAAtatgtttggttaaattatgttattattgttgtattatgcgtaaagttatagatttagtcTATATTCACCAATTGGACAATTCTTAGTggttatattttttgaatttcaaaattttagctttAATGCAAATAAGAATCATTAAATCTATTAATTGATTTTTGTGAGTAACAGCGCATTATACATACGATCATATGTTTGTCacgtcaaattttaaaaataacaaaacttaataaatttataGTTATCATTTGATTagaactaaaattttcaaattctaaAAGTACAGGCATTGAAAATGGCCAAATTAAAGTATAAGTACTAAATCCACAATTTACACAAAGTACGATGAATAATAACAGAATTTGACCTTTAAAAAATTGATTCACCTCACGTAGCTAGTAAATCGTCGAGATTGAGTCCACATTTTGGCCTTTTTGGGAGCCTTCGGTCAAAATGTCCATCGGTCATCTACTATTTAGCTTAGGCGACAAATCTACTTTTGTCGGTGtcacatgaaaaaaaaaatacatatttgtAATCTAATAGATATTGTTAGGAGAAATAGTCACCAATTCTAAGTAAACTAatttttatgtataattttaaaacatacctaaaagatatttttattatattataaaaaaaaggggaaaaagtaCGACTTATAATCCATTACATTTAACCAATGTTGTAAGAATCAAATTAGAGGTTATAGTGAGGCACTCACGTTGTTGGTTAAGGCATACCCAAGGTTCTTAACAACACGTTTGGTTCACTAGAATGGAATAAGGTTATAATGGAATATTCATTCTATAAGAATGAAATAAGGCTGTAATGAAATTGAATAGGCATAATGGTGGTTTGGTTGGATAAAATAGAATGAGTATTGTAATAGTATCCATCTGTTTGGTTGAGAGGAATAGATATGTAATAGCAAAAAAAATACTCGAATGACAAATATgccatctaatattttaatttatttttcatgtcaatttaatattaaagattaatattttctattaaaagaataatatttaaatataaaatatttaaataatattttatattaaattatattataagattttttatttttatattaaaatgttaaaaatattttatttttatattttcaaaaatttggaaataatattttataataaattatattaaaatatatattttattttctccaTCTTCTCCATCTTTGTTAGTCCCCTCTCTCCCCCCAAATTCATCTTCATTTTCCTCTCCAACATTTTTCCAAAATCCACTAGACCACCATCGTTGCTACTGCCTTCCGCCATCGTCAGTCACCGGTATGAATTTACTTAAAATTTACCAAGAGCTTTTCTTGATCTCCTTTTTCATATTTTCCATTTTGGTTTTTCTAAAAACCTTCCAAAAGCCTAGATTTACAAAGCTTCTATATCAaaatttctccttttttttttggttattttgtttacTAGTAATACCAATACGAAGACTTCACACATATAGGTGATTCAACGCTTCCTCAACTTTACATGCATTATACAGAACATATGTTTCTTGTAAAATGAACAAAGAAACCGAGAAGAAAAAAACATTGTAAATTCCCTTGCCAAATTTACAAGTGATACGC
Above is a genomic segment from Gossypium arboreum isolate Shixiya-1 chromosome 8, ASM2569848v2, whole genome shotgun sequence containing:
- the LOC108468913 gene encoding uncharacterized protein LOC108468913 produces the protein MSNSGGFAVTRTHTEDRFYNPPAVRRQMQLLQQQQLERQQHQQLHRTLQKELRRPLKDESRVNSVDSLSESRTDLDESTLSAAQSSPEVASLTNLDRLMESVTPLVPAQCFSEAKMRGWRTHEVNLRPYFCLGDLWECFSEWSVYGVGVPLLLNGSDSVKQYYVPSLSGIQLFVDQQRPRRASEDSEVESSRETSSAGSSDCETDRRLKGGVVGAREKHNSQGTNKPPTSSFSDEMEVGKSPGHLVFEYFEQEQPHHRKPLYDKVSSLASQFPDIRMYRSCDLLPASWISVAWYPIYRIPMGPTLQNLDASFLTFHSLSTHSQTVTGKNQLHSPASSSRKVCGFDASSQISLPVFGLASYKLRGSILTSNCSQEWQQASSLLHAADNWLHGLRVHLPDFQFFVSHNSKR